One genomic window of Etheostoma spectabile isolate EspeVRDwgs_2016 chromosome 7, UIUC_Espe_1.0, whole genome shotgun sequence includes the following:
- the LOC116691869 gene encoding WAP four-disulfide core domain protein 2-like produces MAPYTAKPGVCPHWPWDAGLCVEFCFNDSDCLEDEKCCSNGCGHQCMAPYTVKPGTCAPPQGTTTCAEYCYHDGQCPGEQKCCKTTCGHACSAPY; encoded by the exons CTAAACCAGGAGTGTGTCCTCACTGGCCCTGGGACGCAGGACTGTGTGTTGAATTTTGCTTCAATGACAGTGACTGCCTCGAGGATGAGAAGTGCTGCAGCAATGGATGTGGACATCAGTGCATGGCACCATACACAG TGAAGCCGGGTACCTGCGCCCCTCCCCAGGGAACCACCACGTGTGCTGAGTACTGCTACCATGATGGTCAGTGCCCAGGAGAGCAGAAGTGCTGCAAGACAACCTGCGGCCACGCCTGCAGTGCACCCTACTGA